The sequence below is a genomic window from Cryobacterium arcticum.
ACCGGTAACAGTTACCCTCGCGCTAGCGGTTCAGCCGGATGGTGTCCCCCAGCGTGGCCGTGCCCTCCGTATCGGGCTGGAAGTACTGGAGTACGAACTGGTCGCCAGTCGCCTCGATCACGCTCGCCCCGGTCCCGTCCAGACACAGTCGGCTGCCCTCTCGCAGTTCGGCCGGACATTCACGGTAGTTGGCCGTGCCGCCGAGGCCGGCGGTGAGGTAGTGCAGACCGTCGACCACCACGTCCTCGTAGATGTGCTGATGGCCCGCGATCACGATATCCGCACCCCACCCGGCGTAGTCCCAGCCGGCGGTGGGTCGCATCTCGCGGTTGTCCTCGTGCACGCCGGAGGTGTACGCGGGGCGGTGGAACAACACCACGTTCCAGGCATCCGGTCGGCTGGCACGCTGGTCGGTCAGCTCCTCCCGCAGCCAGGCCCGTTGGGTGTCCAGCTCCGCTGGGGTGGTCTCGCTGTCCAGCACGAACAGGGTGACGTCTCCGACATCCTGCGTGTACCAGCGCTGCTCGGCGTCTGCGGTGGTGTCGAGATAGGGGAACGCCGCTCGGTAGGCGTCGAGCCCGGCACCCTCATCGGTGTAGTCGTGGTTGCCGAGGGTGGGCCACAGCGGGGGGATGCCCTGCCCGTCCCGTCCCCGGTCGAAGTAGCCCCAGACCGATTCGGTGTAGGGAGCACAGCCTTCGACGCCCTGGCTGTTGTCTCCGGCCGTCACGATGGCGTCCACGCCCCAGGAGACGGCTTGATCCGCCGTCCATTGTTCGCCGGCGTCGCACGTGCCGAAGTCGGAGATCAGCGCCAACCGGGTCGCCGCCGGCGGGGACGGCTGCGGGATGTCGGAGGGTCTGGGGTCGGAAAGAGCCGGCGGGGGCGCGACGCAACCGGCCAGTGCCAGCACGACTGCCGCGCACGCCGCAGCGCCCGCGGAAGTGCGGCGGGTACGGCGGTCGCGGACCTTCTTCATCATCTTCATGTGCTCATCACCGATGCGTGTTTCAGGTGGAGACTGTGGTGACTACGGAAGCGCTGGAAGCGTCGGTGTCGCCTTGGCCAGCAACCGCACCTGAATCGCCTCGACCCGCTTCGCCTGACCCGTCGTGCCTGCTGTCGCACCGTTGGTCACCCACGACTGCCAGCCTTCGTTCTGCACGTGCGCCCGGTAGGAGATGTCGTATTGGGCAGCCAGATCACCGGTCAGGCGGAACTGGATCGCCTCCATCCGCAAGCCCCGACCGGTCGTGCCGATGTTGGACGTATCGCTCCACCCCGTCCAGCCGATGTTCTCCACGTGCGCGGTGGCCTGGATGTTCGCGACGGCCGGGGAGTCCGGTGTTTCGAGGATGAACGCTTCCATCCGCCTGGCCTGGCCGATCGTGCCGGCGACCTGGCCGGTGTTCACTTTCCGCTGCCAGCCGATGTCCTGCAGGTGAGCCCGCAATCGGAGCATCGGGGTGGGGCCCTGCTCCTTGATCATCATCGTGGTTCGCGTGGTGACCCAGTCGCGGAGGTAGCCGACCTCGCCGGCGTAGGTGCTGTGATAGTCCTTGCCGCCGGGGATCAGGAGCGTCGGCGTGCCGAGAATGGGCCAGACGGCGAAGTTCTGCGCGGCAGAGGCCGAGATCTCACTCTCCCAGCGGGTGATCTTGGCCGGCATGAGCCCAACCTCGTTGGAGATGCCCGCTTGCCACAGCTCGTTGGCGCGCTTGACGAAGTCCTTGGAACGGAACAGGTCGAAGAAGAACCCGTTGCCGTTCTGTTGCAGCAACTGCGCGTTCTTCGCGTAGTCGGCCTGCGGGTCCGAACCCAGGTGCCGGGCGCGGTCGAAGTTGCCCAAGGCGGTGTCGAAATCCCACACCGGTCCGGCGAACAGCTTGCCGGCCAGGCCGTCCTTGTAGAAGTAGATGCTCGACATCGTGATCTCGGGATTCGCCGTCTGTTCGAGCACGAAGTAGAACTTGACGAACGAGTCCACGTCGATCAGGGCGCTCAACGCACCCCAGTCGACCTGCGGCGCGGCGAGGATCGCATCCACCTTGTTCAGAGTGTTCTGGATGTCGTTCCAGCCGGTCAGGGTCTCGGCCGGAAGCGAACCCGCATCCGGAACGCCGGCCTTGGCGTCTTTCAGGACGAAGAGGGACTTGCTGGTCGCAGTCTGGAATTTGAATGGTTCCGCCTGTCCATAGCTGTTGTCCAACTCGACCATGACGCCCATCGGGTCGGCCAGGTCAACGCGGTTCGCCTTGACCTCGGTCTTCTCGCTGACCAGGTAGTTGCCCAGGTACGTGCCGTTGACGCGGAGGTCGACCCACCTCGACTCCGGCGAGTAGGCCAGCCCGATGGCAGTGGCCAGTTCGAAGGCCGCTTTGTTGCGCATCAGGGAGGCGTCGGCGGCATTCGCGAGAAGAATCCAGGTCTTGGCGGAGGCCATGCCCAGAAGTGCCGTACTCTGCGCGAACTTGATCTGGTACGGCTTCTTGTCGAGTTTCCAGGTGTGGTTGCCCCGGCCCTTGATCTCGCCCACAGCGGGGACCGAGATGCTGTTCACCCCGGC
It includes:
- a CDS encoding CotH kinase family protein; translated protein: MHTLSREGLGLRAMVLTMAAALTITLVSAGDLPHANAAPQTSNLPTLNITLSDADASHNTLSYVHASKDNKVATTMTVEDPAGVNSISVPAVGEIKGRGNHTWKLDKKPYQIKFAQSTALLGMASAKTWILLANAADASLMRNKAAFELATAIGLAYSPESRWVDLRVNGTYLGNYLVSEKTEVKANRVDLADPMGVMVELDNSYGQAEPFKFQTATSKSLFVLKDAKAGVPDAGSLPAETLTGWNDIQNTLNKVDAILAAPQVDWGALSALIDVDSFVKFYFVLEQTANPEITMSSIYFYKDGLAGKLFAGPVWDFDTALGNFDRARHLGSDPQADYAKNAQLLQQNGNGFFFDLFRSKDFVKRANELWQAGISNEVGLMPAKITRWESEISASAAQNFAVWPILGTPTLLIPGGKDYHSTYAGEVGYLRDWVTTRTTMMIKEQGPTPMLRLRAHLQDIGWQRKVNTGQVAGTIGQARRMEAFILETPDSPAVANIQATAHVENIGWTGWSDTSNIGTTGRGLRMEAIQFRLTGDLAAQYDISYRAHVQNEGWQSWVTNGATAGTTGQAKRVEAIQVRLLAKATPTLPALP
- a CDS encoding metallophosphoesterase family protein; amino-acid sequence: MKMMKKVRDRRTRRTSAGAAACAAVVLALAGCVAPPPALSDPRPSDIPQPSPPAATRLALISDFGTCDAGEQWTADQAVSWGVDAIVTAGDNSQGVEGCAPYTESVWGYFDRGRDGQGIPPLWPTLGNHDYTDEGAGLDAYRAAFPYLDTTADAEQRWYTQDVGDVTLFVLDSETTPAELDTQRAWLREELTDQRASRPDAWNVVLFHRPAYTSGVHEDNREMRPTAGWDYAGWGADIVIAGHQHIYEDVVVDGLHYLTAGLGGTANYRECPAELREGSRLCLDGTGASVIEATGDQFVLQYFQPDTEGTATLGDTIRLNR